The Vespa velutina chromosome 2, iVesVel2.1, whole genome shotgun sequence sequence GAATTCCTTTGCGTTGCACATCTTTTCCCTGAATACGATATTTGGACGCAATTTGTAACAGATACGCATATCAGAGCATTGGAATTAGATGCATTGAAGAATAGTCATCCTATAGAAGTCCTAGTCGAGCATCCAGCTGAAATAGATGaaattttcgatgatatatcgtattataagGGAGCATGTGTTATCAGAATGCTGCATTCTTATATAGGCGATGACGATTTCAGGAAGGGTATGAATTTGTACTTAAAAAGGCATAGTTACTTTTATGCAGAGACAGAAGATCTTTGGGCTGCCTTGGAAGAGGCTAGCAAAAAAACTGTTCGTAGTGTTATGTCTACGTGGACCAAACAACAAGGCTTTCCCATTGTAAAAGTTGAATATCGACAAGAAGGTAACGACAGaattttgtctctctctcaagaAAGATTTTTAGCAGATGGATCTGTAGATACGGACAACCAAACGTGGATTGTACCAATAAGTGTAAGCACTTCCAAACAACCCAAAGAAACTGTTCTTAGTGCATTAATGGATGAGAAGACTAAAGAGTTTGTACTTAAGGACGTACCTGAAGGTACTTGGTTAAAGATTAATCCTGGAGCGATCGGTTTTTACAGAACGCGCTATAGTCCAGAAGCGATGTCTCTATTTTTGCCTGCCATTAAAGATCACACGTTACCTCCATTAGACAGATTAGGTCTTTTGGATGATCTTTTTGCTATGGTTCAAGCTGGACATGCTTCGACCGTAGAAGTACTTAGATTCATGCAAGCATTTAAACACGAGGACAATTATACAGTATGGTCTAGTATAGTGAATTGCATAGGAAAGATTAGTGTACTTTTAGCTCCTCTAGACTCTGCGGATGCATTCAAGGCATTCGTTCGAAATCTAATGCGCGATATTAGCAAAAGATTGGGATGGGATCCAAAGCCTAACGAAAGTCATTTAGATACGCTTCTCAGATCTCTCATATTAGATCGTATGGCAGCTGCAAACGACGAGGAAACTATACGACAAGCAACGAGGAGATTCGCACTTCATATGTCTGGCGTTATGCCCCTTCCCGCAGACTTAAGAAGTCCGGTTTATCGTGCTGTTCTCTCCGTAGGTGATGCTTTTACCTATGACACTATGCTTAATCTCTACGAAGAATCGGATCttcatgaagaaaaagaaagaatattgaaAGCGCTTGGTGCGATCCGATacgaaaatttaatagaaagaaCTATTGAATTCTCCATGAGCGAGAAAGTAAGAGCACAAGATACTGTTTTTGGCTTCATGTCTGTTACAATGACACAATATAAAGGCCGTGTTATTGCCTGGAAATTCTTCAAGGAACATTGGAAAACTCTTCTCGATCGTTATGAGGGAGGTTTCTTACTCTCCAGGCTAGTCAAGTTAACGACCGAAAATTTTGTCTCCGAAGAATACGCCAAAGATGTGGAAAACTTCTTTGAAAATCACCCAATGCCTGGAACAGAAAGAACGGTCCAACAAAGCATCGAATCTATCAGATTACATGCAGCGTGGCTTGCTAGAGATAAAGActctataaaagaatttttaagtaCCGTAGTTTAGAATATCCTTGTTTTGAGTTTATGAATGTGTCGTCGATATTCTTGGCTTAGCAGAGAATCGATAAAATCGTACCTTTCTTAAGagttaagaaattatttaaatcacgTATAAAACGTTTTTAATAACGTTTGACATTAACAGGCATAAGATCGCGATGATCTATTGTTTGTTCGTACCATAGTTCGTCATTTGAAGGAAATAATCGTTTTACTTAAGAACCATCATCGTTCATTTAGTTTAGGGGAAGTTTTATTGTCAGTAGCATTTACACAACaatcgtcgttcgttcgtttatcttGCATTTCACTTAGAACATACGTACTTACCAAGAATCATGGAATACGCGCATCGGTAATTTTGTGCCGCTTTTATGTTATATGCGTATTCACGAGtatgaaaatttcatatcaAAGAGAAATGTAACGTTACCGTTCCCCAAAACACAATTGCATTTTCGAGATAATTGATTCGATGagtgaaattgaaataatcgaaataaaaacttttacgcttataagtaaaacaaaaaaaagaaaacaaaaaaatatgtgaAGGATGAACGAAACCTTATATTATTCAACATCCTTGCCaacaacatttatatatttaaattatcctGCGATCGTTTTCCAAAGTAACTCGATTCCCACAAATAGAAGCGTAATCCCGGATTGGTGGATGTTCCGTTCGGATTACAAGACTTGCCGAGCAGAAAGTAATTCTGCTTCCTTATCACGGACCATTAAGGGTGAGAGTCATAGGGGCCACCTCGCACCCCACGTTTCCTTCTTAtccacgatcgatcgatcctccGTTATATCGGAGGGTGTCTCGCGAGGTGTAAGAGGGTGACTGTTagctctccctctctttctctctgtctccctatctctctttctcttattccatCCTCGTGAGTCAGCctccattttcattattagtgCACATCCACCAGCAGGCGATGGGCTAGTAGTCTCCCGTCGTCACCCTCGCCATCGTACGGCTACTACTCTCGCTCATGAATGCCAAGTGGGCTCGAATGGTTGCAAGGGGTGTCGAGGAGGAGTCAAGAGAGCGGACAGGGGTAGTAGCTTGGTTGCTTGCTTGAGATCGGTTCCCGTGGGTATCGTACGAAGCCACGGTTCCCAGGAAAGCGCACGCGACCCGGACGGGATAGGGAGTCGATCAATACGGACTTCGCGAACTCCTACACCCTGTCGGAACACAATACAACATTACCGCTCCCCTTTCGTGCAACATCCTTCGAGGACTAGGACGaggacgtcgacgacgaccaCCCGTCCTCCTTACCTTCCTCGCACGTGTGCATGGATTATTACGCACACGTGCGCCTATTTAATTCCACCCTACCCCTCCTACGGCCATCCAATCCCCACGGATTTACTGCTTTTAGCGATGCAGGAAATGAGGAAACGCCGCTCCCAGGAATCCATCAGCTTTGGGGTCGTCGTATGATAATGGTACGGAAGTAATGTCCTTTCTTCGAGAAGAGATatgtctatattttattttgctcTTTTAACGTAAAAATCGATTCTCTTTGCGCTTTCTTTATcggttttttttcctcatttacATCGTTGaccaatttaattattctgaTTTGGTCGTATCAGAAAGTTAGTTTGTTAATTAGCGATGAAGAAAttcatgcatttttttttaatttacaggTCTTAATAATTATCCTGCAAAATTGAATCgataaaagcaaaaacaaaGCAGAAACAGCTGTTTCGGTCTTCACTAATTATCTACTAGGTAATATACTAGAGATGAGAGGATGTTACGAGGAAATAAGCGACACAGGTATAACTTACGGACACAGTTtgcatttattttgtatacacGAGCGTATTACCCTCGTGCGACGATATACTTACAGCCTTTCAGTCTTCGCGAATATACAATAGTTACGGAAGGTTtctaaattataatatgaagagcgataacaataataatgatataatcatataataataataatattattaataataataataataataataataataataataataataataataataataataataataataataatatagcattttaagtatttttagtacgataaatgtaataatcgtaataaaaattttctttattatctacaGAGCGAGTTAGAAATGATACAGACTTTGATCAACGCgaagataaaatttgttacaATGGGTCTGCAAACAAAGATCGATTTACGATTGGTTGGGTGGGGCATCGTACGTGATATTTTGTcagaatgataatattttgaatgtaataaaatgaaattatatatattttcagaatTTGATATCGTCTTGCCTTTCAACCGATCGcaattgaaaagaagaaattgaaatgaaagaagCCAACAATGAATGGTTAAATTTTTCACCAtgtaaagca is a genomic window containing:
- the LOC124946868 gene encoding puromycin-sensitive aminopeptidase isoform X2: MTGIKEKPFRRLPNDVRPCHYDITLVPDITNFIFHGTENVHINVLKSTDTIVLNSLEINIKSAYFVNNNGYTIPAKSIDISSSEETATLVFDDKLPVGKVVILSLEFVGEINDKMKGFYRSKYIRTNGTVGYTAVTQFEPTDARRCFPCWDEPAHKATFDITLKVPTGVTALSNMPIKERTVSESIEILTFERTPLMSTYLVAVVIGEFDYVEDRSSDGVLVRVYTPKSKKEQGQFALEVATKVLPYYKTYFGIAYPLPKIDLIAISDFSSGAMENWGLVTYRETCLLVDPQNTSSVRKQWIALVVAHELAHQWFGNLVTMEWWTHLWLNEGYASFVEFLCVAHLFPEYDIWTQFVTDTHIRALELDALKNSHPIEVLVEHPAEIDEIFDDISYYKGACVIRMLHSYIGDDDFRKGMNLYLKRHSYFYAETEDLWAALEEASKKTVRSVMSTWTKQQGFPIVKVEYRQEGNDRILSLSQERFLADGSVDTDNQTWIVPISVSTSKQPKETVLSALMDEKTKEFVLKDVPEGTWLKINPGAIGFYRTRYSPEAMSLFLPAIKDHTLPPLDRLGLLDDLFAMVQAGHASTVEVLRFMQAFKHEDNYTVWSSIVNCIGKISVLLAPLDSADAFKAFVRNLMRDISKRLGWDPKPNESHLDTLLRSLILDRMAAANDEETIRQATRRFALHMSGVMPLPADLRSPVYRAVLSVGDAFTYDTMLNLYEESDLHEEKERILKALGAIRYENLIERTIEFSMSEKVRAQDTVFGFMSVTMTQYKGRVIAWKFFKEHWKTLLDRYEGGFLLSRLVKLTTENFVSEEYAKDVENFFENHPMPGTERTVQQSIESIRLHAAWLARDKDSIKEFLSTVV
- the LOC124946868 gene encoding puromycin-sensitive aminopeptidase isoform X1, translated to MPNRAIYRWFWNEIRLTTLRSGAPVSFPNIYETANKAFSGYCACGKNPVSRQKEKGSSGSLQLELLNKLWNWNSAKQCKNYSTTIETRDQEMTGIKEKPFRRLPNDVRPCHYDITLVPDITNFIFHGTENVHINVLKSTDTIVLNSLEINIKSAYFVNNNGYTIPAKSIDISSSEETATLVFDDKLPVGKVVILSLEFVGEINDKMKGFYRSKYIRTNGTVGYTAVTQFEPTDARRCFPCWDEPAHKATFDITLKVPTGVTALSNMPIKERTVSESIEILTFERTPLMSTYLVAVVIGEFDYVEDRSSDGVLVRVYTPKSKKEQGQFALEVATKVLPYYKTYFGIAYPLPKIDLIAISDFSSGAMENWGLVTYRETCLLVDPQNTSSVRKQWIALVVAHELAHQWFGNLVTMEWWTHLWLNEGYASFVEFLCVAHLFPEYDIWTQFVTDTHIRALELDALKNSHPIEVLVEHPAEIDEIFDDISYYKGACVIRMLHSYIGDDDFRKGMNLYLKRHSYFYAETEDLWAALEEASKKTVRSVMSTWTKQQGFPIVKVEYRQEGNDRILSLSQERFLADGSVDTDNQTWIVPISVSTSKQPKETVLSALMDEKTKEFVLKDVPEGTWLKINPGAIGFYRTRYSPEAMSLFLPAIKDHTLPPLDRLGLLDDLFAMVQAGHASTVEVLRFMQAFKHEDNYTVWSSIVNCIGKISVLLAPLDSADAFKAFVRNLMRDISKRLGWDPKPNESHLDTLLRSLILDRMAAANDEETIRQATRRFALHMSGVMPLPADLRSPVYRAVLSVGDAFTYDTMLNLYEESDLHEEKERILKALGAIRYENLIERTIEFSMSEKVRAQDTVFGFMSVTMTQYKGRVIAWKFFKEHWKTLLDRYEGGFLLSRLVKLTTENFVSEEYAKDVENFFENHPMPGTERTVQQSIESIRLHAAWLARDKDSIKEFLSTVV